The Amycolatopsis coloradensis sequence TCGATGGACGGCGCGCCGTGCTGCCGACGCTGATCCACCTCGACTGCGAGCTGGCCACTTCGGCGCCGCTCGGCTGCGCCTCCTGCGAACGGCGGGTCGACGCCCGCGACGTCCGCGCGCGACGGCTCGACGACACCGGCGTCGTCGAAGCGACGGCGTCGAAACGCTTTCGCCGCAAGGACGCCGAATCCCTCGCGGGCGATCCGCTGATGTTCTTCCCCGACACCATGGAGCTCCTCGGAGACCGGTGGTCGACCGGGCTCGTGGTGAGCGCGCTGCTCGGGGCACGGCACTTCTCGGAGTTCGAACGCGAACTCGGCATCGGACCGAGCGTGCTTTCGGGACGGCTGTCGAAGCTCGTGGACGTCGGCGTACTGCGGACCGGGACCGCGAAGACCCGCACCGACGCGCACGACTACCGGCTGACGGCGAAAGGGCTCGCGTTCTTCCCCGCGCTGGCCTTCATCGCCGAGTGGTCGCGGGGTTTCGAGGTCCCGGGTCAGGAGCCGGACATCACGCTCGACCACGTGGACTGCGGTAACCGGCTGAAGCCGATCCTGCTGTGCGACCACTGCTGGCGGCCGCTGCTGCGCAACCGGGTCCGTTTCGGCGGCCCGGTCCAGCTGCCCACGCCGCCCAGGTGACGTAAATCGACTCGCCAAGCCGGTCGGTTCCTGACAGGGTGAGGACGTCACATGTCGTCACCTCGGAGGTAGCAATGACTGAACCGGCACCGTCCCCAGCGGATGGCGAAGAGGACGACACCAAGCGCAAGTTCCGCGAGGCCCTTGAGCGCAAGCAGGCCCAGGCCCGTTCGGGCTCGGCGCACGAGAACGGCGGCGGGAAGAACCTGCACGCGCACGGTCCGGCCGCGAACAAGCGCACCTTCCGTCGCAAGAGCGGCTGAGGTCTCCGCGCCCTGCCGATGCAATGAAGGGGCCTTTCATCGCAAATTTTGCGAAATCCTCACGNAAGGGGCCCTTCATCGCAAATTTTGCGATGAAAGGCCCCTTCATTGCGCTTGAGAGCTACACCGTCAGGATCGACCGCAGTCCGCCGACCTCGGCCATCCGGCGCTCGGCCAGCCGGTCGGCCGCCGTCGCCGGCGGGACACCGTCGGCCTTCGCCAGCGCGAAGACCGCCTTGGTGGTGTCGAAGATGGCCGTCGTCTTGCGCTTGGCGCGCGCGAAGTCGAAGCCGTGCCGCTCGTCGTCGACCTGGATCACGCCACCCGCGTTGACCAGGTAGTCCGGCGCGAAGAGGATGCCGCGGTCGTCGAGCTGCTTGCCGACGCCCGGGTGTGCGAGCTGGTTGTTGGCCGCGCCGCAGACGATCTTGGACCGCAGCACGCCGACGGTCGCGTCGGTGAGCACCCCGCCCAGCGCGCACGGCGCGAAGACGTCGAGCTCGGTGCGGATCAGCGTGTCGATGTCGGCGACGACCTCGACGCCGGGGTACGCCGCGCGGGTGCGCTCGATCGCCGCGGGCGAGACGTCGGTGATGACCACCTGCGCACCTGCCTCGATCAGGTGCCCGACGAGAATGTGCCCGACCTTGCCGACCCCGGCGACGCCGACCTTGCGGCCCGCGAGGTCCGGGACTCCCCAGACGGCGTCCGCGGAGGCACGCATTCCCTGGTAGGTACCGAAAGCGGTGAGCACCGAGGAGTCGCCGGCGCCGCCGTTCTCCGGCGAGCGGCCCGTGACGAACTCCGATTCGCGGGCGACGATGTCCATGTCCTGCACGTAGGTGCCCACGTCGCAGGCGGTGATGTAGCGGCCGCCCAGCGACTGGACGAACCGGCCGAAGGCGCGAAGCAGCGCTTCGGTCTTGTGCTTCTGGGGGTCGCCGATGATGACGGCTTTGCCGCCGCCGAGGTCGAGCCCGGCGAGCGCGTTCTTGTAGGCCATCCCTTTCGACAGCGCGAGGACGTCCGCGAGCGCGGCGTCTTCGGACTCGTAGGGGTAGAACCGGGTCCCGCCCAGCGACGGCCCGAGCGCCGTCGAGTAGATCCCGATGATGGCCTTCAGGCCGGTGGCCTGGTCTTGACAGAAGACGACCTGTTCATGGCCGGTACCTTGGCCGAACACTTCGGTCACTGTGGTGACTCCTTGTCCTGGAGTGCACGCTGCTTGTGGCTCACGTGCGAAGTTCCTGCAACAAGGCACAGTCCCCGACGAAGGTCGTCCGGCGGCGACGGTGCCACATCGCAAACCTAGATCGCCCCGGTCCGTTCGCCAAGCCGGGGGCGAGGTGTCTCAGCCGTTGACGACCTCTCGAAGGACGTGGAGCGCGGAATCGAGCTGCCGGTCGGACAGATACGGCGCCGGCCCGAACCTCAGGTACGCGCCGCGGCTGTCGGTCCGGACGCCGCGTTCTGCGAGCGCGGTCTGCAGCGCGCCGGCGTCGGCGCATTTCAGCGACAGGAAGCCGCCGATACGGTCCAGCGGCGTTTCCCGGTCGCGAGTGATGACGTCCTCGGGCAGCCCGAGCTGGTCGAAGCCCTCGGCGAGGAAGCCCACCTGGTGCCGCGATACCTCCCGCAGGAACTCCGGTGTGAGCCCGTGCTCGGCGAAGAAGCGGAAGACGCGAGCGCCGCGGTAGTGGCTCGTCGGGTCGTAGGTCGCTCCGGCGAACCTGTCCGATCCGGAGGCGTAGGCGATCTGGCCGGGCCGGCGCTCGTCCGCGAGCGCGCCGAATTCGGCGTACCAGCCGGTGACGACCGGCCGCAGTTCCTGCGCGTGCGCGGGCATCCGCAGGAAGCAGTTGCCCTCGCCGAGCTGGAGGTACTTGTAGCCGCCACCGAGGACCCAGGCGTTGGTGAGCCCGAGGTCGTGCAGCGAGAACGGGACGACGCCGAGCGCGTGGTAGGCGTCGACGACGAGGTTCACCGACTTCGAAAGGCAGACGTCGGCGAGATGCGCGAGACCCGGCACGAGGCGGGAGGTCTCGAACAGCACCGCCGAGACGAGCACGGCGGCGGTGTCTTCGGTGACCTCGGCCGCGACGCGTTCGGCCAGCGTGGCGACCGGCGCCGCGGGGACGCGGACCACCTCGACCCCTTCCTCGGCCAGCCTGCCCAGCTGACGGCGAAGCGTGTGGAACTCGCCGTCGGTGGTGACCAGCCGCGGACGGCGCGGCAGGTCCATCGCCGAGAGGAACCGGATCACCAGATCGTGGGTGCTGGCGCCGAGCGCGATGTCGCCGTGCGGGTCACCGAGCAGCGCCCGGAACCCGGCCCGCATCTCGTCCGCCTTGGCGAAGGCCCGCGCCCACTTGGTGTCGACCTCTTCGGCGGCGTCGGCGAAGGCTTCGAGAAGGCCTTCGCGCGCGACGTCCGGCCAGGCCTGGTGCGAGTGCCCGGTCAACAGCATCCGGCCCGCCACACCGAATTCCGTGTAGTGCGCCGCGAGCGCGTTGGGGTCGCGGCGGAGTTCGTCGAGGTTCGTCAAAGCCTGCTCCGCACAGCCCAGAGATCCGGGAACATCGGGGAGAAAAGCGTCGTACGCAGATAGTGCGCTCCCGACGAACCCCCCGTCCCGGTCTTGTCTCCAATGGTCCGCTCGACCATCTTCACGTGCCGATACCGCCACTCCTGCATCCCTTCGTCCAGATCGACCAGGTGCTCCGCCACGACGGACGGCCCGGTGTCGTCGCGGTAGACCCGCAACAGAATTTCTTGGAGCGCCGGAGAGGGTTCGAGTGGCTTGGTGACATCGCGCCCGGTCGGGACGTCGTACCCCTTCACCGCGAGGTAGGTGACGAAGGAGTCGAAGAGCGACGGCCGTGACATCGCGTCCGCGATCTGGGCACGCTGGTCACCGCCTTCGGGGTAGTGCGCGAACACCCGCTCGTCCCGGCGGCCGAGGACGGCCTCCAGAACACGGAACTGAGCCGATTGGAACCCGCTCGAAGCGTCGAGTCGCGCACGGAAACTGGTGAACTGGCTCGGAGTCATCGTCTCGAGCACATCGATCTGCGCGACCACCACCTTGAAGATAGTCAGGATTCGCCTCAGTGTGCGGACGGCGTGAGCGGTGTTACCCGCTTCGAGTTGCTCCTGCAGGTAAAGCGCCTCGTGGAGAACTTGTTTGAACCAAAGTTCATACACTTGGTGGATCACGATGAAGAGCAATTCGTCGTGTTCGTCGGACCGCGGACGCTGTGCGTCCAGCAATTCGTCCAGCGAAAGGTAGGATGTGTAACTCAATGCGGCCTGAGTGTCGTTCATTTTCCTGTCACTCCATCGATATCGCGCCGACCTTGATCGCGCTGCCTGGGCGCCCGCTCCCGGTCACCTGTCATTTTTCCGTCACCTCGTCGAAATGGCGTTGCGCCGCCGGGGCCAGCGCGTGATAGAGATCGTGGAACAGGTCGACCGCGGCCGCCCGGCTCGGCGGAGCGGGCACCAGCCCGACCGGGAGCTCCGGATCGAGTGACGGGAAGGCGCGGAACGTGTGCGTCAGCCAGGTTCGGACCCGGAACGCCTCGGCGTCGGGCAGGTCACCCGAGTATCCGCCGAAATCCCGGACGAACGCGTCGTACCGCGCGGCGAGGCCGTCGAGGTTCCAGGCCCTCGCGGCGAAGCGCCGGACGTCGAGGCTCGCCGACGGTTTCCCGAGCATCAGCCCGGCGTGTTCGGAGACGTCCAGCTCGCCCAGCAGGGCGAGCACCTCGGCCTCACGGTCGTGCGGGGCGATCCAGGTGCCGTCCTGGACCGGCCCGAATCCGAGGAAGCGCAGGCGGCGCACCAAACGTTCCCTGGCCTGGCGGCGGCTCTCCGGGATGCTCTGCCACAGCACGGTCCACTCCCCGACCTCGCGTTCGCGCCTGCCGAGCGAGAAGATCCGGCGGTCGCCGTCCTCCAGGAGCGCGATCGTGCGGCGGGTCAGCGAGTAGTGGACGAGCCTGCCCGCCTTGTGTCTCGCGAGCAGATCACGGCGGGCGAGCCTGGCCAGGGCGATCCGCGCGGCGCCGTCGGAGAAGCCGAGCCCGGCGAGCACGCCGACCAGGCCGCCGGACCAGACACGGCGGCTCTCGCGCGGCGACACGTAGGTGCCGAGCAGCGTCATCACCAGTTCCTGGGGACCTGGGTCGCCGTGGGGCGCGGCCGATTCGGGCATACGAGCAACTCTATACACCTCAGGCCGCTGCCATGTAGCTTGACTCGGGTGACGTACTTCGCGGAGTTGAGCTCACCTCAGGTCGCCGCGCTCGCGTCCGACGAGCGCGTTCCCGTGCTACTGCTGCCGGTGGGCGCCGTCGAGCCGCA is a genomic window containing:
- a CDS encoding Glu/Leu/Phe/Val family dehydrogenase, encoding MTEVFGQGTGHEQVVFCQDQATGLKAIIGIYSTALGPSLGGTRFYPYESEDAALADVLALSKGMAYKNALAGLDLGGGKAVIIGDPQKHKTEALLRAFGRFVQSLGGRYITACDVGTYVQDMDIVARESEFVTGRSPENGGAGDSSVLTAFGTYQGMRASADAVWGVPDLAGRKVGVAGVGKVGHILVGHLIEAGAQVVITDVSPAAIERTRAAYPGVEVVADIDTLIRTELDVFAPCALGGVLTDATVGVLRSKIVCGAANNQLAHPGVGKQLDDRGILFAPDYLVNAGGVIQVDDERHGFDFARAKRKTTAIFDTTKAVFALAKADGVPPATAADRLAERRMAEVGGLRSILTV
- a CDS encoding PaaX family transcriptional regulator, with amino-acid sequence MPESAAPHGDPGPQELVMTLLGTYVSPRESRRVWSGGLVGVLAGLGFSDGAARIALARLARRDLLARHKAGRLVHYSLTRRTIALLEDGDRRIFSLGRREREVGEWTVLWQSIPESRRQARERLVRRLRFLGFGPVQDGTWIAPHDREAEVLALLGELDVSEHAGLMLGKPSASLDVRRFAARAWNLDGLAARYDAFVRDFGGYSGDLPDAEAFRVRTWLTHTFRAFPSLDPELPVGLVPAPPSRAAAVDLFHDLYHALAPAAQRHFDEVTEK
- a CDS encoding tryptophan 2,3-dioxygenase encodes the protein MNDTQAALSYTSYLSLDELLDAQRPRSDEHDELLFIVIHQVYELWFKQVLHEALYLQEQLEAGNTAHAVRTLRRILTIFKVVVAQIDVLETMTPSQFTSFRARLDASSGFQSAQFRVLEAVLGRRDERVFAHYPEGGDQRAQIADAMSRPSLFDSFVTYLAVKGYDVPTGRDVTKPLEPSPALQEILLRVYRDDTGPSVVAEHLVDLDEGMQEWRYRHVKMVERTIGDKTGTGGSSGAHYLRTTLFSPMFPDLWAVRSRL
- a CDS encoding winged helix-turn-helix transcriptional regulator, encoding MTEATAQRVRLAGDPLRRALELLGDQWTLLILQSLFLRFRRYEELRLRLGISPTALSGRLRAMVEAGVLVRTPYRDARRTRHEYRLTERGLDLWPLLISIWAWEREWVDGRRAVLPTLIHLDCELATSAPLGCASCERRVDARDVRARRLDDTGVVEATASKRFRRKDAESLAGDPLMFFPDTMELLGDRWSTGLVVSALLGARHFSEFERELGIGPSVLSGRLSKLVDVGVLRTGTAKTRTDAHDYRLTAKGLAFFPALAFIAEWSRGFEVPGQEPDITLDHVDCGNRLKPILLCDHCWRPLLRNRVRFGGPVQLPTPPR
- a CDS encoding DUF5302 domain-containing protein yields the protein MTEPAPSPADGEEDDTKRKFREALERKQAQARSGSAHENGGGKNLHAHGPAANKRTFRRKSG
- a CDS encoding kynureninase, with protein sequence MTNLDELRRDPNALAAHYTEFGVAGRMLLTGHSHQAWPDVAREGLLEAFADAAEEVDTKWARAFAKADEMRAGFRALLGDPHGDIALGASTHDLVIRFLSAMDLPRRPRLVTTDGEFHTLRRQLGRLAEEGVEVVRVPAAPVATLAERVAAEVTEDTAAVLVSAVLFETSRLVPGLAHLADVCLSKSVNLVVDAYHALGVVPFSLHDLGLTNAWVLGGGYKYLQLGEGNCFLRMPAHAQELRPVVTGWYAEFGALADERRPGQIAYASGSDRFAGATYDPTSHYRGARVFRFFAEHGLTPEFLREVSRHQVGFLAEGFDQLGLPEDVITRDRETPLDRIGGFLSLKCADAGALQTALAERGVRTDSRGAYLRFGPAPYLSDRQLDSALHVLREVVNG